A genomic stretch from Anopheles nili chromosome X, idAnoNiliSN_F5_01, whole genome shotgun sequence includes:
- the LOC128729084 gene encoding uncharacterized protein LOC128729084, which translates to MNFNIQFCFKLWIFYSISGISTCMLDVTKDMLNSLMISKQSELSCEDLWSNILSQISSTHQNLTDCQKHEQNFQSPITNFNSCQQLVEDVKNNTFLEHENLIAKINSKLVETKQKVEKEQQKTINSQRDIENIRKEIQTFYHDLLLLNIDLGDVRQAIKYYRLFKLYQNASKLVNSLIQSAYRDKKHENKRLENLLAFVRNLASSSDKVLLYRLIQGEIMKRTTQNLSYLAMIASLDMAKVVFKKEYKEDQKLYLKMFEQILRRWRFQILSGNYKDIVDFAIRYPLYFEMVESRIPTINSKIWPQISFNQFTTYPNQLPLLKQRLEAFRIIMLQIKQRNKINFANRLSMLAKQISICETFMKNQKNDQSGQELLLKLKIQFSDFDFEKL; encoded by the coding sequence ATGAATTTTAATATTCAATTCTGCTTCAAATTGTGGATTTTTTACAGTATTAGTGGGATAAGTACTTGCATGCTCGATGTAACTAAAGATATGTTGAACAGTTTGATGATTTCGAAGCAAAGTGAACTTAGTTGCGAAGATTTGTGGAGCAATATTTTGTCACAAATTAGTTCTACCCACCAAAATCTGACCGACTGCCAAAAACACGAGCAAAATTTCCAATCTCCAATAACAAATTTTAACTCCTGTCAACAATTAGTGGAAGAtgtgaaaaataacacatttcTAGAACATGAAAATTTGATAGCCAAAATCAACTCTAAACTAGTCGAGACCAAacaaaaagtggaaaaagagcaacagaaaacaataaattctCAAAGAGACATTGAAAATATTCGCAAGGAAATCCAAACCTTTTATCACGACCTTCTGCTGCTTAACATAGATTTAGGTGATGTGCGACAGGCTATCAAATATTATAGACTTTTTAAATTGTATCAGAATGCCAGTAAATTAGTCAACTCCTTAATACAATCGGCATACCGTgacaaaaaacacgaaaacaaacgccttGAAAACTTATTAGCATTTGTTCGAAATTTGGCTAGCAGCTCAGACAAAGTCTTGCTCTATCGGTTGATCCAAGGTGAAATAATGAAGCGTACAACGCAAAATTTAAGTTACCTAGCAATGATAGCCTCATTGGATATGGCAAAAGTTGTTTtcaaaaaagaatacaaagaAGACCAAAAGCTATACTTGAAAATGTTTGAGCAAATTCTAAGACGCTGGAGATTTCAAATACTTTCAGGTAACTATAAAGACATAGTGGACTTTGCTATTAGGTATCCACTATATTTTGAAATGGTAGAATCTAGAATACCAACGATAAATTCCAAAATTTGGCCCCAGATTAGCTTCAACCAGTTTACAACGTATCCTAATCAGCTACCCCTGCTCAAACAACGACTGGAAGCTTTTCGAATAATCATGCTACAGattaaacaaagaaacaaaattaatttcgcCAATCGATTATCGATGTTAGCTAAGCAGATTTCAATCTGTGAAACATtcatgaaaaatcaaaagaatGACCAATCAGGTCAAGAATTgttgttaaaattaaaaattcaattctctgattttgattttgaaaaattatga
- the LOC128729083 gene encoding uncharacterized protein LOC128729083, giving the protein MQKLIVTLFAHTLVQSFIIAAPSEVLPESSLQLDACGQSYNEIISITKSWHTKTCNGTELRAACIVPEHEQAYLELKKRCQEAYDQQTTQSKDLSIKLPEYMSKVMSSVSVLSQTLKNDMPGLETLFNGQKQQLENAWKYGIQLQRELLLTSIESDRQELALFLHSILLDSALSNILAESYRYHGANSRMVARILKFVRLLPGSEDRVSAYKQMAELLQSNGQDERFPAVIFSVDAKEISNHYNPDHSLFQGKAVTRWQSQLLAGNFTEVALFAQDFTAYYMQVEADLLGVLNNQWSVQGLSNMIFLPNALPGPVQRVRAFKAVLEALLQHQDKQHNDAFLMRLAHEISFFESSLNVEAPEVRQALDASKELFSQFSYKRDFTVYTELYEQFRAAI; this is encoded by the coding sequence ATGCAGAAACTAATCGTGACGCTATTCGCACATACGTTGGTGCAGAGCTTTATTATAGCTGCTCCTTCAGAAGTTTTACCGGAATCATCGCTCCAGTTAGACGCTTGCGGGCAGAGCTACAATGAGATTATATCCATAACGAAATCTTGGCATACAAAGACCTGCAATGGCACTGAGCTGAGGGCGGCTTGTATCGTTCCAGAACATGAGCAAGCCTATCTGGAGCTGAAGAAACGATGCCAGGAGGCATACGACCAGCAAACGACACAGTCGAAAGATCTCAGCATCAAGTTGCCCGAATACATGAGCAAGGTGATGTCATCAGTTAGTGTGCTAAGTCAAACGTTAAAAAATGACATGCCTGGCCTGGAGACATTATTTAACGGTCAGAAACAGCAACTGGAGAATGCTTGGAAGTATGGCATACAGTTGCAGCGAGAGCTACTGTTGACGAGCATTGAATCTGACCGCCAGGAGTTGGCTTTGTTTCTCCACTCCATCTTGTTAGATTCGGCATTATCCAATATATTAGCAGAAAGCTATCGTTATCATGGAGCCAACAGCCGTATGGTGGCTCGCATATTAAAGTTCGTCCGATTACTTCCAGGAAGCGAAGATCGCGTGAGTGCATACAAACAGATGGCCGAATTATTGCAATCCAATGGGCAGGATGAGCGCTTCCCAGCAGTAATATTTTCTGTCGATGCTAAAGAGATCTCAAATCACTATAACCCAGATCACTCACTGTTTCAAGGCAAGGCTGTTACTCGGTGGCAATCACAGCTACTCGCTGGGAACTTCACCGAAGTGGCCTTGTTCGCACAGGACTTTACGGCTTACTACATGCAGGTTGAAGCCGATTTACTGGGTGTGTTAAACAATCAATGGTCAGTGCAAGGGCTTTCAAACATGATTTTCTTGCCCAATGCCTTACCCGGTCCAGTGCAGCGTGTGCGAGCGTTCAAGGCCGTGCTAGAGGCATTGCTGCAGCATCAGGATAAGCAGCACAATGATGCCTTCTTGATGCGATTGGCTCACGAGATTTCTTTCTTTGAGTCGTCATTGAACGTTGAGGCTCCTGAGGTTCGGCAGGCGCTCGATGCGAGTAAGGAGCTATTTAGTCAGTTCTCCTACAAACGGGACTTCACCGTCTACACGGAGCTATATGAGCAATTCAGGGCAGCTATTTGA
- the LOC128729080 gene encoding uncharacterized protein LOC128729080 produces the protein MVVQKHGVALIALWISWTSVLSGMVSKECVIEVTQDMAKHLVDSKQNDVPCDSLWNSLLLHVYYAQKNLTECLTRDNAVLNTPEPSLNDCQQQLQNSKQNMEHERQIYSIEMQKKLHVTQLDIRKYVRDTSEVQSSLLKVNHDIKSFHKELLFLSIDEGDSKRAIKYYHLYLENQHLGNLFDNIVESVYRDPAKENARLMKLLEFVKKLPGTSLKLSMYNLVKTKIMKRPQQRDGYLGMVTALDVSKIAFAENLHEQAHSLYLELFNLALNSLRNEIALGHYDEVIAFATSFPEYFEQVENRFSTMDKDVWHRADFNKFVTYPNQLPLPKQRLEAFRMILLQINQRNRQNFADRLTKVAKELDACETFIKTVRYEQADQDKLTSVKQLFSELDANRDYNHYREASLRL, from the coding sequence ATGGTAGTTCAAAAGCATGGTGTTGCCTTGATAGCTTTGTGGATTAGTTGGACATCAGTGTTATCAGGAATGGTATCAAAGGAATGTGTGATCGAAGTGACTCAGGACATGGCAAAGCACCTTGTTGACAGTAAGCAAAACGATGTACCATGTGACAGCTTATGGAACAGCCTATTGCTACACGTTTACTACGCTCAAAAAAACCTAACCGAATGCCTTACACGTGATAACGCTGTACTCAACACTCCAGAGCCATCATTAAACGACTGtcaacagcagctgcaaaaTAGCAAGCAAAACATGGAGCATGAGCGGCAAATTTACAgtattgaaatgcaaaaaaagctTCACGTCACCCAACTGGATATCAGAAAATATGTAAGAGACACGTCGGAAGTGCAAAGTAGCCTGCTGAAGGTTAATCATGACATAAAATCGTTCCACAAAGAACTGCTGTTTTTAAGCATTGATGAAGGCGATTCCAAGCGGGCTATAAAGTACTATCATCTTTATCTAGAAAATCAACATCTAGGCAACCTCTTTGATAACATAGTTGAATCAGTGTACCGCGAtccagcaaaagaaaatgcacgACTCATGAAGTTGCTCGAATTTGTAAAAAAGTTGCCAGGTACCAGTTTGAAACTTTCCATGTATAACCTAGTTAAAACGAAAATCATGAAGCGCCCACAACAGCGCGATGGCTATTTGGGCATGGTTACTGCCTTGGATGTAAGCAAGATAGCTTTTGCTGAAAATTTACACGAACAAGCGCATAGCTTATACTTAGAGTTATTCAATCTTGCCTTGAATAGCCTGAGAAACGAGATAGCATTAGGACATTACGATGAAGTTATCGCTTTTGCTACGAGTTTTCCAGAGTATTTTGAACAGGTTGAAAATCGGTTCTCAACCATGGACAAAGACGTATGGCATCGAGCTGACTTCAACAAATTTGTAACGTATCCAAACCAATTACCTTTACCTAAGCAGCGGCTTGAAGCATTCAGGATGATACTGCTTCAAATCAATCAAAGAAATAGGCAAAATTTTGCTGATCGGCTGACGAAAGTTGCGAAAGAATTAGATGCTTGTGAGACGTTTATCAAAACCGTTAGGTATGAGCAAGCTGATCAAGATAAGCTTACGAGTGTGAAACAACTTTTCTCAGAGCTAGACGCCAACAGAGACTACAATCACTATCGTGAAGCATCTCTGAGACTCTAA
- the LOC128729079 gene encoding uncharacterized protein LOC128729079, producing MVVATLLILIGSWSAFSDALPQVGDPFQDEPDQCEIKVSTEMLQSLTDSIRMEMLCDNLFTNLLQHFHDTRQNLTDCLAREGSISATETSSTFCQLLLDDAQRQMEQERRKYTAEMEAQLHTVQQEAQKYNDEYVALQGNLNNLLENRTELYLDLLLTNIAIGDVKQAHKYYHLYLENKPADKLYDHIVRSVYRVSKYQNQRLINLIHFIREISDTKPRVTLYRLVKIEMMKRPSQRDSYLSAIFALNVNADSTVRAADQSLFSDMMGMIEKRWKDQIVAGNFQEVANFAGNQPKYFELMQERLATVDNNLWQKLKFDKFVMYPNSLPRSNQRLEAFQHILRQIEERSKKNSHTFLIQTAHQLNICEEFIKKSNSDQKVKQMLEQMKRKFAQFSSNKGYDYYLKESRKPSKG from the coding sequence atgGTAGTGGCAACCCTTTTGATACTTATTGGCAGTTGGTCAGCATTTTCTGATGCTTTACCACAAGTTGGTGACCCATTTCAAGATGAACCGGATCAATGTGAGATCAAAGTGAGCACAGAGATGCTACAGTCACTAACGGATTCTATACGCATGGAGATGCTCTGTGATAACCTCTTCACCAACTTATTGCAACACTTCCACGACACGCGGCAAAACTTGACCGATTGTTTGGCACGAGAGGGTTCAATTAGCGCAACTGAAACGTCTTCTACATTCTGCCAGCTTTTGCTAGATGATGCACAGCGACAGATGGAGCAGGAGCGACGCAAGTATACGGCCGAAATGGAGGCACAATTGCACACTGTACAGCAGGAAGCACAAAAATACAACGATGAATACGTGGCTCTGCAAGGCAACCTCAACAATTTACTTGAAAATCGTACAGAACTATACTTAGATCTATTGCTAACCAATATTGCTATAGGAGACGTCAAGCAGGCGCATAAATATTATCATCTGTATCTAGAAAACAAACCGGCAGATAAACTATACGATCACATCGTACGCTCAGTGTATCGCGtatcaaaatatcaaaacCAGCGCCTCATCAATCTAATCCACTTTATACGTGAAATCAGTGACACCAAGCCAAGGGTCACTCTTTACCGCCTGGTAAAGATAGAGATGATGAAGCGACCGAGCCAGCGCGATAGCTATCTTTCCGCTATCTTTGCGCTTAATGTCAACGCTGATAGCACCGTACGAGCCGCTGATCAGAGCCTCTTCTCAGACATGATGGGAATGATCGAAAAACGATGGAAGGATCAAATAGTGGCAGGAAACTTCCAAGAAGTAGCAAACTTCGCTGGTAACCAACCAAAATACTTCGAGCTAATGCAAGAGCGTCTAGCAACGGTAGATAACAATTTATGGCAGAAGCTTAAGTTTGACAAATTTGTCATGTACCCGAATTCACTACCTCGGTCTAATCAGCGATTGGAAGCCTTCCAACATATTTTACGTCAAATCGAGGAAAGGAGTAagaaaaattcacacacatTTTTAATTCAGACGGCACACCAGCTGAATATATGCGAAGAATTCatcaaaaaaagcaactccgatcaaaaagtgaaacaaatgctTGAACAGATGAAGCGCAAATTTGcacaattttcatcaaacaaaGGTTATGACTATTATTTAAAAGAGTCGCGCAAACCATCCAAAGGATAA
- the LOC128729082 gene encoding uncharacterized protein LOC128729082, whose translation MVRFIARLWANALLLITLCNGEDGKAVTAPAKTGNSCLSAAGVVFNLPPVVCRPMASCDQKALLKHYSELHSKCRIDSSERLKDRELFLFRANYWVDDHKFLFELIQNWHQQHSLVLDAEQMIRRTARLGQELRRKLYIYSIEAGRIEDALMLHVTLANHWTAQQIIDAIATNPNINEVVCVHLLEFARSIPVKTYRAELYKAMKPLLVKHNLINTYVVLLYSADAASVLTTPSDKDEYVVKIVGKIVSRLRDLLIEVNFEENLWIAEQYPDYYSYHIATITTFNRQQWHAMIKRRFFEFANMLRPKNLRFHILETSIAHIEMYEKNREKRQLMLLPVLAKEVDRLRSFVMQTGKHKHELQRLEKLEKRFNMGKSKNPNYQTYLNHFKVNGKMGKKHKELERLG comes from the coding sequence ATGGTTCGATTCATTGCAAGACTGTGGGCAAACGCGCTACTGCTCATCACATTGTGCAACGGCGAAGATGGCAAAGCTGTCACAGCGCCGGCCAAAACAGGTAATAGTTGTTTGTCAGCAGCAGGAGTTGTCTTCAATCTTCCTCCGGTAGTATGTAGACCAATGGCCTCTTGTGACCAGAAGGCACTACTAAAACACTACAGTGAGCTACACAGCAAATGTCGGATTGACTCATCGGAACGGCTAAAAGACCGGGAGCTGTTTTTATTCCGTGCAAATTATTGGGTAGACGATCAcaagtttttatttgaattaatCCAAAATTGGCATCAGCAGCATTCACTTGTGCTAGATGCAGAGCAGATGATCAGGAGAACAGCTCGACTAGGACAGGAGCTACGCCGTAAGCTATACATCTACAGTATTGAAGCAGGAAGGATAGAAGATGCACTGATGCTACATGTCACACTGGCCAATCACTGGACGGCTCAGCAAATCATCGATGCCATCGCAACAAACCCGAACATCAATGAGGTGGTTTGTGTGCACTTATTAGAGTTTGCACGTTCTATTCCAGTCAAGACGTATCGAGCTGAGCTCTATAAAGCAATGAAACCTCTTCTTGTTAAGCACAATTTGATCAACACTTACGTAGTTTTGCTATACAGCGCTGATGCTGCATCGGTTTTGACCACGCCTAGCGATAAAGATGAATACGTCGTAAAAATCGTCGGCAAGATAGTGAGCAGACTTCGAGACCTTTTGATTGAGGtgaattttgaagaaaatctatGGATTGCCGAGCAATATCCAGACTACTACTCATATCATATCGCAACTATTACGACATTTAACCGTCAACAATGGCATGCTATGATAAAGCGAAGATTCTTCGAATTCGCCAACATGTTGCGACCCAAAAACTTACGCTTTCACATTCTTGAAACATCTATAGCACACATCgaaatgtatgaaaaaaacCGAGAGAAACGTCAGCTTATGTTGTTACCAGTACTGGCCAAAGAGGTCGACAGACTTCGTTCATTCGTAATGCAGACGGGCAAACACAAGCATGAGCTGCAACGGCTCGAAAAACTTgagaaacggtttaacatgGGAAAGTCGAAAAATCCTAATTATCAAACCTATCTCAACCACTTCAAGGTTAATGGCAAGATGGGAAAAAAGCATAAAGAGCTTGAACGGCTGGGATAA